Proteins from a single region of Sinorhizobium alkalisoli:
- a CDS encoding YMGG-like glycine zipper-containing protein, giving the protein MKKMLLVAALILPLAACTQTEKGAAVGATSGAIIGGVVGGDVEGAAVGAAVGGVAGALIGRASEPGYCIYRDRYGRRYTARC; this is encoded by the coding sequence ATGAAGAAAATGCTTCTCGTTGCAGCTCTCATCCTTCCCTTGGCAGCCTGCACCCAGACGGAAAAGGGTGCGGCAGTCGGTGCCACCTCAGGCGCGATCATCGGTGGAGTCGTGGGCGGCGATGTCGAAGGTGCTGCGGTCGGCGCAGCGGTCGGCGGCGTTGCAGGTGCCTTGATCGGCCGCGCGAGCGAACCGGGCTATTGTATCTATCGCGACCGCTACGGCCGCCGCTACACCGCCCGCTGCTAA
- a CDS encoding chromate resistance protein ChrB domain-containing protein, which produces MSSLLEISPEKLVRLVGTPKCPALIDVRIDEDFDADPRLVPGSMRRDYRNVQEWVAELDRDAAVVICHRGKKLSYGVAAWLRHYGIAADVLEGGFEGWAEGGYPAVPASAIPKRDASGHTVWVTRARPKIDRIACPWLIRRFVDPQAVFLYVSPSEVEVVGERFGATPFDIDAPIRWSHEGELCTFDVMVEEFGLSTEPLQRLATIVRGADTARLDLAPEAPGLLAASLGLSRMYADDLEQLEAGMLLYDAFYRWCRDATNETHNWPSPKKDS; this is translated from the coding sequence ATGTCGTCACTTCTTGAAATTTCCCCCGAGAAACTTGTCCGCCTTGTCGGCACACCCAAGTGCCCCGCACTTATCGATGTCCGGATCGACGAGGATTTCGACGCCGATCCGCGTTTGGTGCCAGGCTCGATGCGGCGCGATTATCGCAACGTACAGGAGTGGGTTGCGGAGCTCGATCGCGACGCAGCGGTGGTCATCTGCCATCGCGGCAAGAAGCTCAGCTACGGTGTCGCCGCCTGGCTTCGCCACTATGGCATTGCCGCCGACGTGCTCGAAGGCGGCTTCGAAGGCTGGGCTGAGGGGGGCTATCCAGCCGTACCCGCTTCTGCAATACCGAAGCGGGATGCGAGCGGACACACGGTATGGGTGACAAGGGCGCGACCGAAGATCGACCGCATCGCCTGTCCATGGCTCATTCGCCGCTTCGTCGATCCGCAGGCAGTGTTCCTGTACGTGTCGCCGTCGGAGGTCGAGGTGGTGGGCGAGCGCTTCGGCGCGACGCCCTTTGACATAGATGCCCCGATCCGCTGGAGCCACGAGGGCGAGCTTTGCACCTTCGACGTCATGGTCGAGGAATTCGGTCTTTCGACCGAACCGCTGCAGCGGCTCGCCACGATCGTGCGCGGCGCGGACACCGCCCGCCTCGATCTCGCCCCAGAAGCGCCCGGTCTTTTGGCGGCATCACTCGGCCTGTCGCGTATGTATGCCGACGATCTTGAGCAACTGGAGGCCGGGATGCTGCTCTATGACGCCTTTTACCGCTGGTGCCGGGACGCTACCAACGAGACGCATAACTGGCCATCGCCGAAAAAGGATTCGTGA
- a CDS encoding NepR family anti-sigma factor, producing MKGSSRGGTRGAESRDPHAHIVSKLKALYGAVEDEPVPQHFLDLLRRLDEAERNHSGD from the coding sequence ATGAAGGGCTCCTCGAGGGGAGGTACGCGAGGCGCCGAAAGCCGGGATCCCCATGCCCACATCGTGTCGAAGCTGAAGGCGCTCTATGGGGCGGTCGAGGACGAGCCCGTGCCGCAGCATTTCCTCGACCTTCTTCGGCGACTCGACGAGGCCGAACGGAACCACTCGGGCGACTGA
- a CDS encoding MFS transporter: protein MFLFAARALRDIGDGFVAVLLPIYLLTLGFTPLEVGVIATASLLGSALLTICVGFLGARHDHRQLLLAGASLMIATGVAFAIVHDYALLLVIAFAGTINPSAGSVSVFVPLEHAVLTREMTERERTSMFARYSLVGAFAGAIGGLAAAVPDLLGPFGLERLGGIRAMFILYAFLGLLGGLLYARIPRRPAPDARATAALGPSRHIVFKLAALFSLDAFAGGFVVQSLLALWLFERFGLSLSEAGVFFFWSGLLSALSFPVAAWMSRRIGLINTMVFTHVPSSIALILAAISPTLPLALAFLLVRAALSQMDVPTRSSYVMAVVTEAERAAAASFTSVPRSLAAAASPALAGALFAASSRAWPLLICGALKIVYDLLLLMQFRRLKPPEES from the coding sequence ATGTTCCTTTTCGCGGCGCGCGCCCTGCGCGACATCGGCGACGGCTTCGTCGCCGTGCTGCTGCCGATCTACCTACTCACCCTCGGATTTACTCCGCTCGAAGTCGGTGTCATCGCCACCGCGTCGCTCCTCGGTTCCGCGCTGCTGACGATATGTGTCGGCTTCCTCGGAGCCCGGCACGATCACCGCCAGCTTCTGCTGGCTGGCGCGAGCTTGATGATCGCGACGGGTGTGGCCTTTGCCATTGTCCACGACTACGCGCTGCTTCTGGTCATAGCGTTTGCCGGCACGATCAATCCGTCGGCCGGCAGCGTCAGCGTGTTCGTGCCATTGGAGCACGCCGTGCTCACGCGCGAAATGACGGAGCGTGAGCGAACCAGCATGTTCGCGCGCTACAGCCTCGTCGGCGCGTTCGCCGGAGCCATAGGTGGACTCGCTGCAGCGGTGCCCGACCTTCTCGGCCCCTTTGGTCTCGAACGGCTTGGCGGCATCAGGGCCATGTTCATCCTTTACGCGTTTCTGGGCCTGCTCGGCGGCTTGCTCTACGCGCGGATCCCACGCCGCCCGGCTCCAGACGCGAGGGCCACAGCCGCGCTCGGCCCGTCGCGCCACATCGTTTTCAAGCTGGCGGCCCTATTCAGTCTCGACGCCTTCGCCGGCGGCTTCGTCGTCCAATCCCTGCTGGCTCTCTGGCTATTTGAGCGATTCGGCCTGTCGCTTTCAGAGGCCGGTGTTTTCTTCTTCTGGTCAGGCTTGCTCTCGGCTCTCTCGTTTCCTGTGGCCGCATGGATGTCGAGACGCATTGGCCTGATCAACACGATGGTGTTCACGCACGTTCCCTCCAGCATCGCTTTGATACTTGCGGCCATTTCGCCCACACTCCCCCTCGCACTGGCCTTTCTGCTTGTCCGGGCGGCACTGTCACAGATGGACGTACCGACGCGCTCATCTTACGTGATGGCCGTCGTCACAGAGGCGGAGCGGGCCGCCGCCGCAAGCTTCACCTCGGTGCCGCGCAGTCTTGCCGCCGCGGCCAGCCCCGCCCTGGCGGGCGCTCTGTTCGCCGCCTCGTCCCGAGCATGGCCGTTGCTCATCTGCGGTGCATTGAAGATCGTCTACGATCTGCTGTTGCTGATGCAGTTCCGGCGGCTGAAGCCGCCGGAGGAATCCTGA
- a CDS encoding DUF1328 domain-containing protein, whose amino-acid sequence MLYYALIFLVIAIIAGVLGFGGIAGASAGIAQVLFFLFLVLLVISLVAGFIRRT is encoded by the coding sequence ATGCTCTACTATGCACTCATCTTTCTAGTTATCGCCATCATTGCCGGTGTACTCGGTTTTGGCGGAATCGCCGGCGCTTCGGCTGGTATAGCCCAGGTTCTGTTCTTCCTGTTCCTCGTGCTCCTGGTGATCTCGCTCGTCGCAGGATTTATCCGACGAACATGA
- a CDS encoding fumarylacetoacetate hydrolase family protein: MTMAYETGVFVGRVWRPDVGPSLVVVRNGVLIDITSSAVPTMRDLLDLDDPVAHVRSAPGEALASLADAMAGAERGAGEIHLLAPSDLQAIKACGVTFARSMIERVIEERAAGDAGRAEAIRQRMAAIIGDSLRNLKAGSAEAAGVKQALIEEGVWSQYLEVGIGPDAEVFTKAQPLSAVGYGAAVGLHPISRWNNPEPEVVLAVSADGRVKGATLGNDVNLRDVEGRSALLLGKAKDNNASCAIGPFIRLFDETYSIDDVRKADLDLLIEGPDGFRLEGTSTMREISRDPLDLVAQTIGPHHQYPDGLMLFMGTLFAPVEDRGEPGQGFTHQIGDVVTISSPALGSLVNSVRLSTDCPPWTFGMAALMRNLAKRGLL, translated from the coding sequence ATGACGATGGCTTATGAAACCGGCGTCTTTGTCGGCCGCGTCTGGCGCCCGGATGTCGGCCCAAGCCTTGTGGTCGTCCGCAACGGCGTGTTGATCGACATCACTTCCAGTGCCGTGCCGACGATGCGCGACCTTCTCGATCTCGACGATCCCGTGGCGCACGTCCGTTCGGCGCCGGGCGAAGCCCTCGCTTCCCTTGCCGATGCCATGGCCGGGGCGGAGCGGGGGGCGGGCGAGATCCACCTGCTTGCCCCATCGGACCTGCAGGCCATCAAGGCCTGCGGTGTCACCTTCGCCCGCTCGATGATCGAGCGCGTCATCGAGGAACGTGCCGCTGGCGACGCGGGGCGCGCCGAGGCGATCCGCCAGCGGATGGCGGCGATCATCGGCGACAGCCTCCGCAACCTCAAGGCCGGCTCTGCCGAAGCCGCGGGCGTCAAGCAGGCGCTGATCGAGGAGGGCGTCTGGTCGCAATATCTGGAAGTCGGCATCGGCCCGGACGCGGAGGTCTTCACCAAGGCGCAGCCGCTCTCGGCAGTCGGCTACGGGGCTGCCGTCGGGCTCCATCCGATCTCGCGCTGGAACAATCCGGAGCCGGAGGTCGTGCTCGCGGTCTCCGCCGACGGCCGCGTCAAGGGCGCGACGCTAGGAAACGACGTGAACCTGCGCGACGTCGAGGGCCGCTCGGCCCTGCTCCTCGGAAAGGCGAAGGACAACAATGCCTCCTGCGCCATCGGTCCCTTCATCCGCCTCTTCGACGAGACCTATTCGATCGACGACGTGCGCAAGGCCGATCTCGACCTCCTGATCGAAGGCCCGGATGGCTTCCGGCTCGAGGGCACGAGCACCATGCGCGAGATCAGCCGCGATCCGCTCGATCTCGTCGCCCAGACGATTGGCCCGCATCACCAGTATCCGGACGGGCTGATGCTCTTCATGGGAACGCTCTTCGCCCCGGTCGAGGACCGCGGCGAGCCCGGCCAGGGCTTCACCCATCAGATCGGCGACGTGGTGACGATCTCGAGCCCGGCGCTCGGCAGCCTCGTCAACAGCGTGCGGCTGTCGACCGACTGCCCGCCCTGGACCTTCGGCATGGCGGCGCTGATGCGCAATCTTGCAAAGCGGGGACTGCTGTAG
- a CDS encoding MgtC/SapB family protein, with product MNEIVADIFSATHTPYQVVLARLSGAILLGALIGVERERRQRPAGLRTHILVSLASAVFAILAIESVHMASLSGPEVRIDPIRVLEAVTAGVAFLAAGMIVFSRGEVRGLTTGAGMWLAGAVGLAIGFGFWWIAAFAAFASLVVLLVLGRLEVALDWKSPDEFAGTADGQRGDAETPASDDERK from the coding sequence ATGAACGAGATCGTCGCCGATATCTTTTCCGCGACCCATACGCCCTATCAGGTCGTCCTCGCGCGCCTCAGCGGCGCTATCCTGCTCGGAGCGCTGATCGGCGTCGAACGGGAAAGGCGGCAGCGCCCGGCCGGTCTGAGGACACACATTCTCGTAAGCCTGGCATCCGCTGTGTTCGCGATCCTGGCGATCGAGAGCGTCCACATGGCGAGCCTCTCCGGGCCCGAGGTCCGCATCGATCCGATCCGAGTCCTCGAGGCTGTGACGGCGGGCGTCGCATTTCTCGCCGCCGGCATGATCGTTTTTTCCAGGGGCGAAGTCAGGGGCCTGACCACCGGTGCCGGCATGTGGCTTGCCGGCGCCGTGGGACTGGCGATCGGCTTCGGCTTCTGGTGGATCGCGGCCTTCGCCGCCTTTGCGAGCCTGGTCGTGCTCCTGGTTCTCGGCCGGCTCGAGGTCGCCCTGGACTGGAAGTCGCCGGACGAGTTCGCCGGAACCGCGGACGGGCAACGGGGGGACGCGGAGACCCCGGCGAGCGACGACGAGAGAAAATGA
- a CDS encoding MFS transporter: protein MLGVLRNRTYRHLFLAQVIALVGTGLATVALGLLAYDLAGPDAGAVLGTALAIKMIAYVGVAPVAAAFAERLPRRAMLVYLDLVRAAVALSLPFVSEVWQVYVLIFILQSASAGFTPTFQATIPDVLPDKEEYTRALSLSRLAYDLESVASPMLAAALLTVVSFHSLFAGTVVGFLASAALVVSVVLPSPKAAEHRGIYERTTRGLRIYLATPRLRGLFALNLAVAAAGSMVIVNTVVLVQAQFGLTQRETALALAAFGGGSMIAALLLPRLLDKTADRTAMLAGAVVLVAGLFIGVFVPSFALLLPLWLTIGFGYSLAQTPTARLLRRSSHPEDRPALFAAQFALSHACWLITYPLAGWLGATIGLPATFAALGAIAVAAVFIAMRLWPAHDPDEVEHVHVTLADGHPHLIGAERVGNGHRHSHAYVIDSRHPEWPSRP, encoded by the coding sequence GTGCTTGGCGTCCTGCGCAATCGCACGTACCGCCACCTGTTCCTGGCGCAGGTGATCGCGCTCGTCGGAACCGGTCTCGCCACCGTCGCGCTCGGGCTTCTCGCCTATGATCTTGCTGGACCCGATGCCGGAGCGGTGCTCGGCACGGCGCTCGCCATCAAAATGATCGCCTATGTCGGCGTTGCCCCTGTCGCGGCCGCCTTCGCCGAACGGCTGCCCCGGCGTGCGATGCTCGTCTACCTCGACCTTGTGCGCGCTGCGGTCGCGCTGTCGCTGCCCTTCGTGAGCGAGGTCTGGCAGGTCTATGTCCTGATCTTCATTCTGCAATCCGCGTCCGCCGGCTTTACGCCGACCTTCCAGGCGACGATTCCAGATGTCCTGCCCGACAAGGAGGAATATACCCGCGCCCTGTCGCTCTCGCGCCTCGCCTATGATCTCGAAAGCGTTGCGAGCCCCATGCTGGCGGCTGCCCTTCTGACGGTCGTCAGCTTCCACAGCCTGTTTGCCGGAACGGTCGTCGGCTTCCTCGCCTCGGCGGCCTTGGTCGTTTCGGTCGTTCTGCCGAGTCCGAAGGCGGCAGAACACCGCGGCATCTACGAGCGGACGACGCGTGGCCTGCGCATCTATCTCGCCACGCCGCGGCTGCGCGGCCTCTTCGCGCTCAACCTCGCGGTCGCAGCGGCCGGATCGATGGTCATCGTCAACACCGTGGTGCTGGTCCAGGCGCAATTCGGCCTTACTCAGCGTGAGACCGCCCTTGCGCTTGCGGCCTTTGGCGGTGGCTCGATGATCGCCGCACTTCTGCTGCCGCGTCTTCTCGATAAGACGGCTGATCGTACCGCCATGCTGGCGGGGGCGGTCGTTCTCGTCGCCGGGCTGTTCATCGGCGTCTTCGTGCCGAGCTTTGCGCTGCTGCTGCCGCTGTGGCTAACGATCGGCTTCGGCTATTCGCTGGCGCAGACGCCTACCGCCCGGCTCCTGCGTCGGTCGTCGCATCCGGAGGACAGGCCTGCGCTCTTTGCCGCACAGTTCGCGTTGTCGCATGCCTGCTGGCTGATCACCTATCCGCTGGCGGGATGGCTCGGCGCTACGATCGGCTTGCCGGCGACTTTTGCAGCGCTCGGAGCAATAGCCGTGGCCGCGGTTTTCATTGCGATGCGGCTCTGGCCGGCGCATGATCCAGACGAGGTTGAGCACGTCCACGTGACACTGGCCGATGGGCATCCGCACCTGATCGGGGCCGAACGTGTCGGCAACGGCCATCGCCATAGTCACGCCTATGTCATCGACAGCCGCCATCCCGAATGGCCATCGAGGCCATGA
- a CDS encoding cupredoxin domain-containing protein gives MRIALTVAIFALALPAYAAGHAVQIKGMKFNPAKLNVAAGDTITFTNGDSRRHTATALDGSFDTGRLASGKNATVRIVTAGRHDFKCVIHPSMKGTVTAK, from the coding sequence ATGCGCATTGCCCTGACAGTTGCCATCTTTGCCCTTGCCTTGCCCGCCTATGCTGCCGGTCACGCCGTCCAAATCAAGGGCATGAAATTCAATCCGGCCAAGCTGAATGTCGCCGCCGGCGACACGATCACCTTCACCAACGGCGATTCCAGACGCCATACCGCCACGGCGCTGGACGGCTCCTTCGACACCGGGCGGCTTGCCAGCGGCAAGAATGCCACCGTGCGGATCGTCACCGCTGGTAGGCATGACTTCAAATGTGTGATTCACCCGTCGATGAAAGGCACCGTCACTGCGAAATAG
- a CDS encoding nickel/cobalt transporter, producing MLQAILDIQREIYLAFAEHIKTFANGGGWTAFLAFLPMGIVFGAVHAMTPGHSKAVLATYLTGASAGMRRALMVSLALSATHVTMAVAIALFSLPLVSVMLGSAGSAPVLEDLSRGLLGMIGAWMLWSAFFRPPHVHGEGEGVAVGFMAGLIPCPLTLFVMTFAMSRGVPVAGIMFALVMMTGVALTLSTVALATVFFRTRVEKLLATRHTLLAKISKAVEALTGLILVIVAMREILVR from the coding sequence TTGCTGCAAGCGATCTTGGACATCCAGCGGGAGATCTATCTCGCCTTCGCCGAACATATCAAAACCTTCGCAAACGGCGGCGGCTGGACGGCCTTCCTCGCCTTCCTGCCCATGGGTATTGTTTTTGGCGCAGTGCATGCGATGACGCCCGGTCACAGCAAGGCCGTGCTTGCCACCTACCTGACCGGCGCTTCGGCGGGCATGCGGCGTGCGCTGATGGTCTCCCTGGCACTCTCCGCAACGCATGTGACGATGGCCGTAGCCATAGCCTTGTTCTCGCTGCCACTGGTGTCGGTGATGCTTGGGAGCGCCGGCTCGGCGCCGGTGCTCGAAGATCTGAGCCGGGGCCTGCTCGGCATGATCGGAGCCTGGATGCTGTGGAGCGCCTTCTTCCGCCCGCCACATGTTCACGGTGAAGGGGAAGGTGTCGCGGTCGGATTCATGGCCGGGCTGATCCCCTGCCCCTTGACGCTGTTCGTCATGACTTTCGCCATGTCGCGCGGCGTGCCCGTGGCCGGGATCATGTTTGCACTCGTCATGATGACGGGCGTGGCCCTCACCCTCTCCACGGTGGCACTCGCGACTGTCTTCTTCCGTACGCGGGTGGAGAAACTGCTGGCGACCCGGCACACCCTACTGGCCAAGATCTCGAAGGCTGTCGAGGCCCTCACAGGGCTGATCCTGGTGATCGTCGCAATGCGGGAGATCCTCGTTCGCTGA
- a CDS encoding metal-sensing transcriptional repressor — protein MTEHRHERHPEIVKRLKRAEGHLKSVIAMIESGRPCPDIAQQLHAVEKAIAQAKRTLIQDHLDHCLEETLGALPRDQRQSIDEFKSITKYL, from the coding sequence ATGACGGAACACAGACATGAAAGGCATCCGGAGATCGTCAAGCGGCTGAAGCGGGCCGAGGGACACCTGAAAAGCGTCATCGCCATGATCGAGTCGGGCAGGCCCTGCCCCGACATCGCCCAGCAGCTCCATGCAGTGGAGAAGGCGATTGCGCAGGCGAAACGGACATTGATCCAGGACCATCTCGACCACTGCCTCGAAGAGACGCTGGGCGCGCTTCCGCGCGACCAGCGCCAGTCGATCGACGAGTTCAAGTCGATCACCAAGTATCTCTAA
- a CDS encoding NAD(P)/FAD-dependent oxidoreductase, whose product MKTDIVVLGAGIVGISAAIHLARRGKSVVLLDRRGPGEETSYGNAGLIQREGVFPYGFPHDFGALFRYALNNTIDASYHFRALPGLVPFLARYWWHSGFTQHRRIANLYAPLIENSIAEHEDLIAASGAGDLICKNGWMKVFRTEKERDAAYKDAEALSAGFGVSHQKLSASELKTMEPSIQVELAGGLRWTDPWSIRDPHGLNKAYLAYFQSLGGRLVSGDAATLEHILEGAGWRVATPEGPMESREVVVALGPWADTVTRKLGYHFPLAVKRGYHMHYGTRDGAQLNNWVLDEEMGYFLAPMLRGIRLTTGAEFARRDAPKTPVQLTRAERVAREFFPLAERRDEEPWMGARPCTPDMMPIIGRAPRHEGLWFAFGHAHHGMTLGPVTGRALSEAMTGEKTVIDILPYRPDRFLA is encoded by the coding sequence ATGAAGACTGACATAGTGGTCCTCGGTGCCGGGATCGTCGGCATTTCCGCGGCGATTCATCTGGCGCGGCGTGGAAAGTCGGTGGTGCTTCTCGACCGGCGCGGCCCGGGGGAGGAGACCTCCTACGGCAACGCCGGCCTCATCCAGCGCGAAGGTGTCTTTCCCTACGGCTTCCCGCATGATTTCGGCGCTCTGTTCCGCTACGCGCTGAACAATACCATCGATGCGAGCTACCATTTCCGGGCTCTGCCGGGGCTGGTGCCGTTCCTGGCGCGCTACTGGTGGCACTCGGGCTTTACCCAGCATCGGCGGATCGCCAACCTCTACGCTCCGCTCATCGAGAATTCGATCGCGGAGCATGAGGATCTGATCGCAGCCTCCGGCGCGGGCGATCTCATCTGCAAGAACGGCTGGATGAAGGTGTTTCGCACGGAAAAGGAGCGCGACGCCGCCTACAAGGACGCCGAAGCGCTCTCCGCCGGCTTCGGCGTCAGCCATCAGAAACTTTCTGCCAGCGAGTTGAAGACCATGGAGCCATCCATCCAGGTGGAACTCGCCGGCGGCCTGCGCTGGACCGATCCGTGGTCGATCCGCGACCCGCATGGCCTGAACAAGGCCTATCTCGCCTATTTCCAGTCGCTCGGCGGTCGCCTCGTCTCGGGCGACGCGGCAACCCTCGAGCACATTCTCGAGGGTGCCGGCTGGCGCGTGGCGACACCCGAGGGTCCCATGGAGAGTCGCGAGGTCGTCGTCGCCCTCGGGCCCTGGGCCGATACCGTAACTCGCAAGCTCGGCTATCACTTCCCGCTCGCGGTGAAACGCGGCTATCACATGCATTACGGCACCAGGGACGGTGCTCAGCTCAACAATTGGGTGCTCGACGAGGAGATGGGCTATTTCCTGGCGCCGATGCTGCGCGGCATCCGGCTGACGACCGGCGCCGAATTTGCCCGGCGCGATGCGCCGAAGACGCCGGTGCAATTGACCCGGGCGGAGCGGGTCGCGCGCGAGTTTTTCCCGCTGGCCGAACGCCGCGACGAGGAACCGTGGATGGGGGCACGCCCCTGCACGCCCGACATGATGCCGATCATCGGCAGGGCGCCGAGGCACGAGGGGCTCTGGTTCGCCTTCGGCCATGCCCATCACGGCATGACCCTCGGCCCGGTGACTGGTCGGGCGCTGTCCGAGGCCATGACCGGCGAGAAGACGGTGATTGATATCCTTCCCTACAGGCCCGATCGCTTCCTCGCCTGA
- the chrA gene encoding chromate efflux transporter, which produces MTETANRAAPGTARQEYAHGISFGEAVRVWARIAALSFGGPAGQIAVMHRILVDEKRWIGEHRFLHALNYCMLLPGPEAQQLAVYIGWLLHRTAGGLVAGTLFVLPGFLAILGLSYIYAAFGNVTVVEGLFFGLKAAVLAVVVHAVFRIGGRALKNRLMIGIAAAAFVAIFFFRVPFPLIILAAGVFGYVGGRSGSPLFRIGGGHKAGSSPVLKDEDSLLGEEIPAHARPNLSWSLRVSAVFFALWLVPLMLLTAFLGVDDVFTKIGLFFSQMAVVTFGGAYAVLAYVAQEAVQHYGWLEPGEMLDGLGMAETTPGPLIMVVQFVGFMGAYRDPGSLNPMTGATLAAILTTWVTFVPCFLWIFLGAPFIERLRNNVALTGAMSAITAAVVGVILNLAVWFGLHTLFAEVVAWRLGWLALDVPDPSSLVLPSLVLTAAAAVAIFRFRASIIATLLACAVAGLVWTVI; this is translated from the coding sequence ATGACCGAGACTGCAAACAGGGCCGCGCCGGGCACGGCGCGGCAGGAATACGCTCACGGGATTTCCTTCGGCGAGGCCGTACGGGTCTGGGCAAGAATTGCGGCCTTGAGTTTCGGCGGACCGGCCGGCCAAATTGCGGTGATGCACCGCATCCTTGTCGACGAAAAGCGCTGGATCGGCGAGCACCGTTTTCTGCATGCCTTGAACTACTGCATGCTGCTACCGGGACCCGAGGCGCAGCAGCTTGCCGTCTATATCGGCTGGCTCCTGCACCGCACCGCCGGCGGCCTCGTCGCCGGCACGCTGTTCGTGCTACCGGGGTTCCTCGCCATTCTCGGCCTGAGCTACATCTACGCCGCCTTCGGCAATGTCACCGTCGTCGAAGGGCTGTTCTTCGGCCTGAAGGCGGCGGTGCTCGCCGTCGTCGTTCATGCCGTCTTCCGGATCGGTGGCAGGGCGCTCAAGAACCGGCTGATGATCGGCATCGCGGCGGCCGCCTTCGTCGCCATTTTCTTCTTCCGCGTCCCCTTCCCGCTGATCATCTTGGCCGCGGGTGTATTCGGCTATGTCGGCGGCCGGTCTGGTTCGCCGCTCTTCCGGATTGGCGGCGGCCACAAGGCAGGGTCCAGTCCGGTCCTGAAGGACGAAGATTCGCTGCTCGGAGAGGAAATTCCGGCCCATGCCCGTCCGAACCTTTCCTGGTCCCTTCGCGTTTCGGCGGTGTTCTTCGCACTCTGGCTCGTTCCCTTGATGCTGCTTACAGCCTTCCTCGGCGTGGACGATGTCTTCACGAAGATCGGGCTGTTCTTCAGCCAGATGGCCGTCGTCACCTTTGGCGGAGCTTATGCCGTGCTCGCCTATGTCGCCCAGGAGGCGGTTCAGCATTACGGCTGGCTGGAGCCCGGCGAGATGCTCGACGGTCTCGGCATGGCCGAGACGACGCCTGGCCCGTTGATCATGGTGGTCCAGTTCGTCGGTTTCATGGGAGCCTACCGTGATCCGGGCTCGCTGAACCCGATGACGGGGGCGACGCTTGCGGCGATCCTGACGACCTGGGTGACCTTCGTTCCCTGCTTCCTTTGGATTTTCCTCGGAGCGCCCTTCATTGAGCGCCTTCGCAACAACGTGGCGCTGACCGGCGCAATGTCGGCAATTACCGCTGCTGTCGTCGGCGTAATCCTCAATCTTGCCGTCTGGTTCGGCCTGCACACGCTGTTTGCAGAGGTGGTGGCTTGGAGGCTCGGATGGCTTGCGCTCGACGTCCCCGATCCATCCTCACTGGTGTTGCCATCACTCGTGCTGACGGCGGCGGCCGCGGTCGCGATCTTCCGCTTCCGAGCTTCTATCATCGCGACGTTGCTTGCCTGCGCCGTCGCCGGACTCGTTTGGACTGTGATTTAG
- a CDS encoding YqhA family protein has protein sequence MQFLQIIVERPILSSRWSLAVFYPGLVAALVLYGVSFLFKFLKAVIVYDGADMILAVSGPGDTALVAGLVGVEMMFGYENFLSRFGEAEIARL, from the coding sequence ATGCAGTTCCTGCAAATTATTGTCGAGCGACCCATCCTTTCGAGCCGATGGTCGCTGGCCGTGTTCTATCCCGGACTTGTCGCGGCCCTCGTGCTCTACGGCGTTTCCTTCCTTTTCAAGTTCCTGAAGGCGGTGATCGTTTATGACGGTGCCGATATGATCCTCGCGGTGTCCGGGCCAGGCGACACGGCGCTTGTTGCGGGTCTCGTCGGCGTGGAGATGATGTTCGGGTACGAGAATTTCCTCAGCCGCTTCGGTGAAGCGGAAATAGCGCGGCTATAG